The Puntigrus tetrazona isolate hp1 chromosome 4, ASM1883169v1, whole genome shotgun sequence genome includes a window with the following:
- the LOC122342464 gene encoding apoptosis facilitator Bcl-2-like protein 14 isoform X2, which translates to MNQWDGWEVSVESFDSESPLTYSVMTFCFGPAPKHINTVPKLRFAPRKPRTLNAELLSAYLSRDQQHSNGDARTFETDSLEFKLLMAYTRKRRPTEALPSSPQPDEDRSKPKRKGRKPRLSFLIKCIKPQTNESPVQQPATLSYSDDKKADDLEDMVCDLTEISDSVQFTPCDIEPDSDDVVEKLVELLREHGDKLDKKIKEDKVLHEKLQSSLTYGFFKKVMESLCGSVSPDVPPEQKDQKVSVALVCEATSQLVGVHYHPMTYVLGLGAQYLQEKYSTWINRNVQGKVSDESKEEVQ; encoded by the exons ATGAATCAATGGGACGGATGGGAAGTTTCTGTTGAATCATTTGACTCTGAGTCACCTCTAACTTACTCGGTGATGACGTTTTGTTTTGGCCCCGCCCCCAAGCACATAAATACTGTACCGAAGCTTCGCTTTGCTCCGAGAAAACCCCGGACATTGAACGCGGAGTTAT TATCTGCATATCTGAGCAGGGATCAACAGCACAGCAACGGTGATGCCCGGACGTTTGAGACGGACAGTCTGGAGTTCAAACTCTTGATGGCATACACCCGTAAGAGACGTCCCACCGAAGCCCTCCCGTCTTCACCACAGCCGGATGAAGATCGCAGCAAACCAAAAAGAAAGGGAAGAAAGCCCAGACTGTCTTTCCTCATAAAGTGTATTAAACCACAGACAAATGAATCACCTGTACAGCAGCCAGCGACgctgtctt ATTCAGATGATAAGAAAGCGGATGATCTGGAGGACATGGTCTGTGATCTGACAGAGATATCAGACTCTGTGCAGTTTACTCCCTGTGATATAGAACCAGACTCTGATG ATGTTGTGGAAAAGCTGGTTGAGCTTCTCAGAGAACATGGGGATAAACTGGACAAGAAG ATTAAAGAAGACAAGGTGTTACACGAGAAGCTGCAGTCCTCTCTCACGTACGGCTTCTTCAAGAAAGTGATGGAATCTCTCTGTGGAAGTGTTTCTCCTGATGTGCCTCCAGAGCAGAAAGACCAGAAAGTGAGTGTGGCTCTGGTCTGTGAGGCCACCAGTCAGCTTGTAGGCGTCCACTACCATCCCATGACCTACGTGCTGGGTTTAGGTGCTCAGTATCTGCAGGAAAAATACTCCACGTGGATTAACAGAAACGTACAA GGAAAGGTCAGCGACGAATCCAAAGAGGAAGTCCAGTGA
- the LOC122342464 gene encoding apoptosis facilitator Bcl-2-like protein 14 isoform X1, whose product MNQWDGWEVSVESFDSESPLTYSVMTFCFGPAPKHINTVPKLRFAPRKPRTLNAELLSAYLSRDQQHSNGDARTFETDSLEFKLLMAYTRKRRPTEALPSSPQPDEDRSKPKRKGRKPRLSFLIKCIKPQTNESPVQQPATLSYSDDKKADDLEDMVCDLTEISDSVQFTPCDIEPDSDDVVEKLVELLREHGDKLDKKIKEDKVLHEKLQSSLTYGFFKKVMESLCGSVSPDVPPEQKDQKVSVALVCEATSQLVGVHYHPMTYVLGLGAQYLQEKYSTWINRNVQVGIGKVSDESKEEVQ is encoded by the exons ATGAATCAATGGGACGGATGGGAAGTTTCTGTTGAATCATTTGACTCTGAGTCACCTCTAACTTACTCGGTGATGACGTTTTGTTTTGGCCCCGCCCCCAAGCACATAAATACTGTACCGAAGCTTCGCTTTGCTCCGAGAAAACCCCGGACATTGAACGCGGAGTTAT TATCTGCATATCTGAGCAGGGATCAACAGCACAGCAACGGTGATGCCCGGACGTTTGAGACGGACAGTCTGGAGTTCAAACTCTTGATGGCATACACCCGTAAGAGACGTCCCACCGAAGCCCTCCCGTCTTCACCACAGCCGGATGAAGATCGCAGCAAACCAAAAAGAAAGGGAAGAAAGCCCAGACTGTCTTTCCTCATAAAGTGTATTAAACCACAGACAAATGAATCACCTGTACAGCAGCCAGCGACgctgtctt ATTCAGATGATAAGAAAGCGGATGATCTGGAGGACATGGTCTGTGATCTGACAGAGATATCAGACTCTGTGCAGTTTACTCCCTGTGATATAGAACCAGACTCTGATG ATGTTGTGGAAAAGCTGGTTGAGCTTCTCAGAGAACATGGGGATAAACTGGACAAGAAG ATTAAAGAAGACAAGGTGTTACACGAGAAGCTGCAGTCCTCTCTCACGTACGGCTTCTTCAAGAAAGTGATGGAATCTCTCTGTGGAAGTGTTTCTCCTGATGTGCCTCCAGAGCAGAAAGACCAGAAAGTGAGTGTGGCTCTGGTCTGTGAGGCCACCAGTCAGCTTGTAGGCGTCCACTACCATCCCATGACCTACGTGCTGGGTTTAGGTGCTCAGTATCTGCAGGAAAAATACTCCACGTGGATTAACAGAAACGTACAAGTAGGCATT GGAAAGGTCAGCGACGAATCCAAAGAGGAAGTCCAGTGA
- the LOC122342464 gene encoding apoptosis facilitator Bcl-2-like protein 14 isoform X3 yields the protein MDQQHSNGDARTFETDSLEFKLLMAYTRKRRPTEALPSSPQPDEDRSKPKRKGRKPRLSFLIKCIKPQTNESPVQQPATLSYSDDKKADDLEDMVCDLTEISDSVQFTPCDIEPDSDDVVEKLVELLREHGDKLDKKIKEDKVLHEKLQSSLTYGFFKKVMESLCGSVSPDVPPEQKDQKVSVALVCEATSQLVGVHYHPMTYVLGLGAQYLQEKYSTWINRNVQVGIGKVSDESKEEVQ from the exons AT GGATCAACAGCACAGCAACGGTGATGCCCGGACGTTTGAGACGGACAGTCTGGAGTTCAAACTCTTGATGGCATACACCCGTAAGAGACGTCCCACCGAAGCCCTCCCGTCTTCACCACAGCCGGATGAAGATCGCAGCAAACCAAAAAGAAAGGGAAGAAAGCCCAGACTGTCTTTCCTCATAAAGTGTATTAAACCACAGACAAATGAATCACCTGTACAGCAGCCAGCGACgctgtctt ATTCAGATGATAAGAAAGCGGATGATCTGGAGGACATGGTCTGTGATCTGACAGAGATATCAGACTCTGTGCAGTTTACTCCCTGTGATATAGAACCAGACTCTGATG ATGTTGTGGAAAAGCTGGTTGAGCTTCTCAGAGAACATGGGGATAAACTGGACAAGAAG ATTAAAGAAGACAAGGTGTTACACGAGAAGCTGCAGTCCTCTCTCACGTACGGCTTCTTCAAGAAAGTGATGGAATCTCTCTGTGGAAGTGTTTCTCCTGATGTGCCTCCAGAGCAGAAAGACCAGAAAGTGAGTGTGGCTCTGGTCTGTGAGGCCACCAGTCAGCTTGTAGGCGTCCACTACCATCCCATGACCTACGTGCTGGGTTTAGGTGCTCAGTATCTGCAGGAAAAATACTCCACGTGGATTAACAGAAACGTACAAGTAGGCATT GGAAAGGTCAGCGACGAATCCAAAGAGGAAGTCCAGTGA